The Pirellulales bacterium genome contains a region encoding:
- a CDS encoding MFS transporter, with translation MPGESHANDATHLPRIRGALRRRALTLGYVNGVLWSVGNGLTTGTLVYYLAQELGAKGTALGVLIAAPSLIGLLRLATPALIGPLGGIKATCLKASLASYLLLAIGLPGVTLAPGIQRSTALAGLLTLICVHQLLEYVGSVALWSWLSALVPVRIRGRYFGRRQVWQLLFLMPALFLSGRFTDDWKQTYKESQPERLLLGYIIPNCVGAGLLLASLVPLVMMPDVPAPRRRASMTRRWPVGDLAFRRLLVYRAWFSFFNGISQAAQNIYVYVLGIGVLPMQMMQLGMRGGQMALSPLAGRASDRFGNRPVLELSQALVALGLLFYFLASPEHPWWITGAWVFWSAYVGLNICLTNIMLKLAPSQDNAGYIASFEALGGVAYGLSTLAGGYLFDRLRDAHFHTSLGGIEIDHFAILFLVGVITRALGVVWLARIPEPGAWRWREILKRRPS, from the coding sequence ATGCCAGGCGAGTCTCATGCGAATGACGCCACCCATCTGCCGCGCATTCGCGGCGCGCTGCGGCGCCGGGCCTTAACGCTCGGTTATGTCAACGGCGTGTTGTGGAGCGTCGGCAACGGGCTGACGACCGGCACGCTCGTTTATTACCTGGCGCAGGAGCTGGGAGCCAAAGGAACGGCGCTCGGCGTATTGATCGCGGCGCCGTCGCTGATTGGTTTGTTGCGCTTGGCGACACCTGCCCTGATCGGGCCGCTGGGCGGGATCAAGGCGACCTGCCTGAAGGCCTCCCTGGCCAGCTATTTGCTATTGGCGATTGGTTTGCCCGGTGTGACGCTTGCGCCGGGGATTCAGCGGTCCACGGCGCTAGCGGGGCTGCTCACGCTCATCTGTGTCCACCAATTGCTCGAGTACGTCGGCAGCGTCGCGCTCTGGTCGTGGCTGTCGGCGCTCGTGCCGGTGCGCATTCGCGGGCGCTACTTCGGCCGGCGACAGGTGTGGCAGCTCCTATTTCTGATGCCTGCGTTGTTTCTCAGTGGTCGCTTCACCGACGATTGGAAGCAAACCTACAAAGAATCGCAGCCGGAGCGGTTGCTCTTGGGCTACATCATTCCGAATTGCGTAGGGGCAGGCTTATTGCTGGCGTCGCTCGTGCCACTCGTGATGATGCCTGACGTGCCGGCGCCGCGGCGCCGCGCCTCGATGACACGCCGCTGGCCGGTCGGCGATCTCGCGTTCCGGCGATTGCTCGTTTACCGCGCCTGGTTCTCGTTCTTTAACGGCATCTCGCAGGCCGCGCAGAATATCTATGTGTACGTGCTCGGGATCGGTGTCCTGCCCATGCAGATGATGCAACTGGGGATGCGCGGCGGTCAGATGGCGCTCAGCCCGCTGGCCGGGCGCGCGAGCGATCGCTTCGGTAACCGGCCGGTGCTGGAATTGAGCCAGGCGCTCGTGGCCTTGGGGCTGCTCTTTTATTTTCTGGCGTCGCCTGAGCATCCGTGGTGGATCACGGGCGCCTGGGTCTTCTGGTCGGCCTACGTCGGCCTGAACATCTGCCTGACGAACATCATGCTCAAGCTGGCGCCGTCGCAAGACAACGCCGGATACATCGCCTCGTTCGAGGCGTTAGGCGGCGTTGCGTACGGGCTAAGCACATTGGCCGGCGGCTATTTGTTCGACCGTCTGCGCGACGCGCATTTTCACACGTCGCTCGGTGGGATCGAGATCGATCACTTTGCGATTCTGTTTCTCGTGGGCGTGATCACGCGAGCACTGGGCGTGGTTTGGCTGGCGCGCATTCCTGAGCCTGGCGCGTGGCGCTG